The Bacteriovorax sp. PP10 nucleotide sequence GTATTCACTTCCAAACACTGCTCTAGGAGCGGGAAGAGATTTAGATGGTGTAAGAAAAGTTATTCTCGACGCTGTTTTTAAAGCTCAAGGTAAAGGATGTGGGCCAGGAGTTCTTGGTGTCACAATCGGTGGAGACCGCGGAGCGGGATACATTGATTCAAAAGAGCAACTTTTAAGAAGAGTGGATGATACAAATTCAATTCCATCTCTTGCTGAACTGGAAACTGAAATCGTGTCGACTTCAAATAAACTTGGAATCGGGCCTATGGGCTTCGGTGGAAAAACAACTCTACTAGGATGCAAGATCGGAGCACTTAATCGTCTTCCGGCATCTTTCTTTGTTTCTATCTCGTACATGTGTTGGGCGTATAGAAGACAAGGAATTGAGATTGGAACAAATAACAAAATTAAGAAATGGTTGTACTAAGAGGTTTATATGAAAAAATTAAGCTACCCGTTTTCTCATGAAGCAGTTCGCGAATTAAAAGTAGGAGACATGGTTCTTATCACTGGTAAACTTTTTACCGGAAGAGATGCCGTTCATAAAAGACTTCACGATGGTGTTAAGCCACCTGTGGATCTTAGCAATCAAATTATTTATCACTGCGGTCCGGTTATCCTTCAGGATAAAGACGGTACATACCATGTAACAGCAGCAGGACCCACAACATCAATCCGCGAGGAACCATACCAGGCTGACGTAATGAAAGATTACGGAATCGTGGGAGTTATCGGTAAAGGTGGAATGGGCCCTAAAACTCTTGCTGGTTGCAAGGAATACGGATGTGTTTATTTCCATGCTATCGGTGGAGCTGCTCAGGTTTTAGCTGAGAAAATCGACTCTGTAGATGCAGTTCACTGGTTAGATCTTGGATCTCCTGAAGCGATCTGGGAATTATCAGTTACTGAGTTTCCAGTTGTAGTAACAATGGACGCTCACGGAAATTCACTTCACGCTAAAGTTGAAGAAGCTTCAGCAGCAGCTCTAAAGTCGGTATTGTAATTATGAATACAAGTTTGTGGACACCATCAGCGGATAGAATTAAATATTCAGAAATGACTGCTTTTATGCAGGCGATGAACCGTGAACACAAACTGTCGATGGAAAGCTATCAAGAGCTTCATCAATTCTCGATTACTCATAAAGATTTATTCTGGAAATCGCTGATTAATTATTTCGGCGTAAACTACAGAGGAAGTCTGGATCCGGTTTTACTAGAAGAAGGGTTTGAGAACTACACTTGGTTTTCAAATGTTGAGTTGAACTTTGCCGAGAATTTATTGAAAAATGGGAAAGATGGTGACGTCGCTCTTAATTTTCAACATGAATCGGGAATGTCGAAAAAAGTCACTTACAAAAATTTACGTACAGAAGTTAAATCTCTTCAGGCCTATTTGAAAAAAAATATGTCTGAAGGGGACGTTCTTGCGGCCTATATGCCTAACATCCCTGAGACAGTGGTTTCGATGTTGGCGACAACTTCATTTGGTGGAGTTTTCACTTCGACTAGTTGTGATTTTGGTATTGAAGGGGTTTTAGACCGCTTCGGACAATCAAAACCTAAAATTCTCGTTGCAGCTGTTAGTTATGAATACGGGAAAAAGCATTTTGACCTGACAGAAAAATTATTAGAAATTGAAAAACGTATTCCTTCTCTGGAAAAAATCATCTTGGTGGATTTCCTTGGAAAGGGTTATGACATTTCAAAATTTGCGAAGGCCGTCGATTACAAAACAATCATTCAAGAACACCAGACTGATGACCAGATTGAATTTACCAAAGTTCCTTTTGCTCACCCCGTTTATATTATGTACTCGTCGGGAACGACGGGGAAACCAAAGTGTATTGTTCACTCTCAAGGTGGAACACTTGTTCAGCTGATTAAAGAGCACGGTCTTCACTGTGATTTAAAACAGCATAAGACGACTTTCTTTTTTACGACTTGTGGTTGGATGATGTGGAACTGGCTTGTGGCCGGACTGTATTTTGGCTCTACTGTCGTTTTATATGAAGGGTCTCCTGCAGAGCCTTCTCCTGAATACTTCTTCAATATGATTGAGCGCGTTGGAATTAATATTTTTGGAACCTCTCCAAAATTCTTAAAAGCGCTTGAAGACACCGGTGCGAGATTTACAAAATATCCGACACTGGAGACGATTTTATCCACAGGATCGCCACTTCTTCCTGAGCAGTTTGATTTCGTTTATAACCACATTAAAAAAGATGTTCTCCTTGGAAGTATTTCAGGTGGAACAGATATCGTTTCTTGTTTTATGCTCGCTTGCCCGATTCTTCCTGTTTATAAGGGAGAAATTCAGTGCCGTGGTTTGGGTCTAGATGTTCAGGCCTTTGATGAAAATGCTAAAGGTGTTGTTGGAGTTGAAGGGGAGCTCGTATGTGCTCAGACTTTCCCAAGCAGACCAATCTATTTCTTAAACGATGAGAGTAAAGAAAAAATCAACGCTGCTTACTTCAATCAGATCCCCGGTGTGTGGACTCATGGAGACTTTGTAAAAGTCACTGAGCATGGCGGAGTGATCGTTTATGGCCGCTCTGATGCGACTTTAAATCCAGGTGGTGTGAGAATTGGGACTGCTGAAATTTACCGTCAGACAGAAGGATTAAACTATATCCTGGACTCTATCTGTGTGGGACGCCCGACAGATGGCGACGTGGATGTTATCTTGTTTGTGAAATTAAAAGACAAAGAAGAGATGACTCTGGATCGCAAAAAACAAATCAAAGACCTTATTAAGAAAAATACGACACCAAGACACGTTCCCCGTGAAATTATCGTGGTGAAAGATATTCCTTATACGAGATCAGGGAAAAAAGTGGAGTTGGCGATTACGAGAATTCTCTCAGGGAAGCCCGTAACAAATGTCGATGCCCTTGCTAATCCTGAATCGTTGGATGAGTACTACCAGTATAAAGGTTAATTCTACTGAAAGATTTTTGAGCGCATTTCTTCAATAACCTTTTGTGAAGGTTCTTCCTTATATTTAGCTTTATAAGCGTGAAGCATGCGCTCTAGTTGCTCTTCTTTTAAATCCATTTCAGATTTTTCTTCAGTTGTTGTCACATCAAGAACTTTATCTGAGATGTCTTTAAAGAACTGAATGAACTTAGCTTTTTCTTCTTCCTGAGACTCCGCCGTCTTAGGGTTTTCTTCTGAGTTGTATTTATCAAAATAGAAGTAGAAGCCGATTGAAAAAGCGATTGGCTTATAAACTCTTCTAAAGCGCTCATAATGATCAATCATATTTTGCTTTTTTAAGTACTCGATTAATTCCTGGTCATGGGCCTCTAGGCCATCCACCATGATTTTTTCTAAAAGCTCATCCGGGATATTCACTCGCTCAAACCACGGAAGATCGTAAGGAACCGCAAGGTATTTCCAGATTTTATGCTGGAAGAAACGTTTTACGGTATATCTTCCACGCTCTAGTCTCGTATAAGAATCTTTTTCAGGAATGCGCTCAACCATTCCTTTTAATCCCATCAGTAAAACATCTTCCTGAACCATGCGCATAACTCTGGCGTTCATACGTGCCGTTTTATTTTTTGTAAAATAATCCATCAAGGTAACAGGTGGGCCTTTTAAGATAATCATTAAATCAGCAGCAAAACCATTCAGGTCGTTGCGGGTTAACTTCGAAGTTAAGTTCATGTACTTAAAGTGTGACTGCAGTTTTCTTAATTTAAAAAGACTAAGTTTTTGTGCTTCATCAGTCAGACCTTTTTCATTGTAAAGTTTCGTTTGAATCAGGCGCATATTGATGACTTCAATCAGTGCCATTTTCTGTTCGATACTTACCGGATTGATGTTGGAGAATTCATCATTTCCGTCTTTATAAATTTCCATCCAGCGGAAGTATTCCTGGTCATTGAAATTTTCGAAGTCATGAGGGCCCATGACTTTGTTCCAGATTGTATTTTTTAATTTGAAGAGTTTTTCAGTGTGAGCATTGGCCGCGATGGCGCGAAGAATTCTTTCTTCCTGAGCAAGAGGACTAATAATTTCACTCACCATGCCCTGGCAATCACTGGCAATCGAGCGCTCAGGCACTTTGACTGCTTGTAAATTCTTGCTAGACCACAGTCCGAAGAGACTGATGGCCATGAAGACGAATATATAGGGCGTGTATGTTTTTATGGCTACTCCGATAATATATTCTTATCGGATGATTATACTCGGATATTGAGGGCTATTTACAAAATTCTTGAGGTTTAATTTTGTAAGTAGGCGTGCAGTAATCGCTCCAAACCCCGCGATCATACGTCGAATAAGCGTAAAACCAGCTGATGTAGTCGTCTTGAGACGCTAAATAAGTTTTACTCGCTAGAGCATCCGGAACTACGCCATTTACAGAAAAACACCAGCCGTGGGCGCGCATTTTTGTATCAGAAAGAACTTCCATGGCATCGAGGCCAATAGGAGAGTTTGCTATCATCGCGATGCCATCAGCTGATCCAATGTAAGGAATCTTGTTCGCTTCAAAAATATCGATACTGATTTTACCGGCGCTGTCACTTGTATCAGTGATGAATACACCAGCGTAGAGCGGTTTCTTAGAGCATGGGCCGATGACGTCAAAATAAACTGCGTGAGCAGATAACGAACAAAGCATAACAGTGAGTGATAACAACGTTTTCATTATTTTTGACTTCCCTTTTTAAAGATGGCGAGGATAATAAAGTTAATTAGTACTGTTCAAGTCTAAAATCAAGGAGGATCTATGAAGGCGTATAAAAAACTTAACATCACGGGACTTATATTAGGTCTTTTCTTAACGGTAAATACAGCATCTGCTGCCTTATTATTAGAGCCGCATTTAGGCTTCAATTTAGGGTCATCTGGCGACGGTGAGAGCTACAATGGTAGTCAACTTGGTATGCGCGTTGGATACCAGCAATTAGGTTTTATGACTGGTTTAGATTTCACTCGCTCAACTTACGATCAGGATTTTGTTGTTGCCGGTGCAAAAGTCGCAAACGACATGGAAAGAAATGAATGGGGTGTATTCGTTGGATACAACTTCCCAATTTTTATTCGCGCGTGGGCAGCTTATTACTTTTCTAACACAACTAAAAGT carries:
- a CDS encoding acetoacetate--CoA ligase, translated to MNTSLWTPSADRIKYSEMTAFMQAMNREHKLSMESYQELHQFSITHKDLFWKSLINYFGVNYRGSLDPVLLEEGFENYTWFSNVELNFAENLLKNGKDGDVALNFQHESGMSKKVTYKNLRTEVKSLQAYLKKNMSEGDVLAAYMPNIPETVVSMLATTSFGGVFTSTSCDFGIEGVLDRFGQSKPKILVAAVSYEYGKKHFDLTEKLLEIEKRIPSLEKIILVDFLGKGYDISKFAKAVDYKTIIQEHQTDDQIEFTKVPFAHPVYIMYSSGTTGKPKCIVHSQGGTLVQLIKEHGLHCDLKQHKTTFFFTTCGWMMWNWLVAGLYFGSTVVLYEGSPAEPSPEYFFNMIERVGINIFGTSPKFLKALEDTGARFTKYPTLETILSTGSPLLPEQFDFVYNHIKKDVLLGSISGGTDIVSCFMLACPILPVYKGEIQCRGLGLDVQAFDENAKGVVGVEGELVCAQTFPSRPIYFLNDESKEKINAAYFNQIPGVWTHGDFVKVTEHGGVIVYGRSDATLNPGGVRIGTAEIYRQTEGLNYILDSICVGRPTDGDVDVILFVKLKDKEEMTLDRKKQIKDLIKKNTTPRHVPREIIVVKDIPYTRSGKKVELAITRILSGKPVTNVDALANPESLDEYYQYKG